Proteins encoded in a region of the Brevefilum fermentans genome:
- a CDS encoding lysoplasmalogenase produces the protein MTERFWLMTAVVFAIFFADWLTVGFSWRKAEYILKPAAMAMVILWTCFTAGWTFEVLLILFILGQTAGLAGDIFLMLSPRWFLAGLASFLVGHLFYIGLIGRQIITATREFGLNHYAAWWMVLIIIIWAVMLRLFYRIVIPEAPRLKMLRYFWILVQVYAWILGILVMVSFLLVTIPANYSPAMLFLPAGALLFFISDSLLAYDRFTRKTPAIRLWVMVTYHLAQFGLAAGFIAALGIIP, from the coding sequence ATGACTGAACGCTTTTGGTTGATGACTGCAGTTGTTTTCGCCATCTTTTTTGCCGATTGGTTGACGGTCGGTTTTTCATGGCGAAAAGCTGAATATATTCTAAAGCCGGCTGCCATGGCGATGGTTATATTGTGGACGTGTTTCACCGCAGGGTGGACGTTTGAGGTTCTACTGATCCTGTTCATTTTAGGTCAGACAGCCGGCCTGGCTGGCGATATTTTCCTCATGCTGAGCCCGCGCTGGTTTTTAGCGGGTTTAGCCTCTTTTTTAGTGGGTCACCTGTTTTATATCGGGCTTATCGGGAGGCAAATCATCACTGCTACCCGTGAGTTTGGTCTGAATCACTATGCAGCCTGGTGGATGGTTTTAATTATCATCATTTGGGCAGTTATGCTAAGGTTGTTTTACCGCATTGTTATCCCTGAAGCACCCCGGTTAAAGATGCTGCGTTATTTTTGGATCTTGGTTCAGGTCTATGCCTGGATCCTGGGAATATTGGTGATGGTTTCCTTTTTATTGGTAACCATACCGGCGAATTATTCACCAGCAATGCTGTTTTTGCCAGCTGGCGCTCTGCTTTTCTTCATTTCTGATTCCTTATTGGCATACGACCGGTTTACCCGAAAAACTCCCGCAATCAGGTTGTGGGTCATGGTGACCTATCACCTGGCGCAGTTTGGCCTGGCTGCGGGCTTTATTGCTGCCCTCGGCATAATTCCCTGA